TGCAGGTCGCCACCAGGTCACCGACGCCGGCAAGCCCGGCGAAGGTCGACGCGTCGGCGCCTTGCGCGAGCCCGAGCCGGGTGATCTCGGCCAGGCCGCGGGTGATGATCGAGGCCTGCGAGTTGTCGCCCATCTCCATACCCTTGGCCATGCCGACGGCGAGCGCGATGACGTTCTTCACCGCGCCGCCGAGCTCGACACCGACCACGTCGGTGTTGGTGTAGACCCGGAAGTACGGCGTCATGCAGACCTGCTGGAGCTTCTCCGCGACCGCCTCGTCCGCGCAGGCGACGACGCTGGCCGCCGGCTGACGCTGGGCGATCTCCTTGGCCAGGTTGGGTCCCGACACCACGGCGACCCGGTCCGGAGAGGCGCCGGTGACCTCGGCGATGACCTCGCTCATCCGCCGGGTGGTGCCCAGCTCGATCCCCTTCATCAGGCTGACGAGCACGCAGCCGTCGGGCAGCAGCGGCGCCCAGTCGGTGAGGTTGCTCCGCAGGGTCTGCGACGGCACGGCGAGGACCACGACCTCGGCCTGGGCGAGCGCGGCGACCGGGTCGGCGGTCGCCACGATCGACTCGGGCAGCGCGATGCCGGGGAGGTAGTCGGCGTTCTCGTGCGCGGTGTTGATCGCCTCGGCCGCCTCGGGCCGCCGACCCCAGAGCACGACGTCGGACCCGGCGTCGGCCAGCACCATCGAGAAGGCCGTCCCCCAGGAACCGTTGCCGAGGACCGCGACCTGCGTCATGCCGTTGCGCTCGTGCTCACGAGGCCCTCCTGGGTCGTCTGGGGTCACCGGTCGGCGGGAGCACGGTGCTGCGCAGGTCGAACCGGACGGCCGGGCCCCGCTCGCCGCGGATCTCCTCGAGCAGGTCGGTGATCGCCACCATGATGCGCTCGGTCACCTCACGTAGCAGCGGGCCGTCGATGGGCCGCCCGGCGTACTCCGAGAGGTCGAGCGGCGCACCCGCGCGCACCTGCATCGTCCTGCGGGGGAAGAGGTGCGGCCTCTTGGCGTACGGCGCCAGGAGCTCCTGCGGGCCCCACTGCGCGACCGGCACGACCGGAGCGCCGGTCTCCAGGGCCACCCGCGCCGCGCCGGTCTTGCCGACCATCGGCCAGCCCTCCGGGTCCCGGGTGAGCGTCGCCTCCGGGTAGATCGCCACGCACTCGCCCGCGCGGACCGCGGACACCGCCGCCGAGAACGCCCCCGAGGCGTCCCCCGTCTCGCGGTAGACCGGGATCTGTCGCGCGCCGCGCAGCACCTGGCCGACGAAGAAGACCCGGAACAGGACCTCCTTGGCGAGGAACCTCGGGAGCCGGCCGTTGTCGAACAGGAAGTGCGCGAAGGTGATCGGGTCCACGTGGGAGACGTGGTTCGTGACGACGATGACGCCGGTCCGGTGCGGCGGCAGGTGCTGCGCCCCGTGCCAGTCACGCTTGGTCAGCACCATGAAGGGCGGGCGCAGGATGAGGGCTGCCAGCCGGTACCAGAAGCCGATACGCCGTGGGCGACGCCCTCGGGTCCCGTGCTCAGCCATGCTGGCAGGCTAGTCCGCGTGACCGAGCCGGGCCGCCACTGGTGCCTGGTCGTGCCCGTCAAACGGCTCGACCAGGCGAAGACCCGACTCGCGGGCCGCTACGGCGACCGCAGGCGCGCGCTGGCCCTCGCCTTCGCCGTCGACACGGTCACGGCGGCGCTCGGCTGCACGGTCGTCGACGCGGTCCTGGTCGTGACCGACGACGCGCAGGCGGCCGAGCGGCTCGCCGCCGCCGGGGCCGCGGTCACCGGCGACGACCCCGACGCCGGGCTCAACCCCGCGCTGGTCCACGGCGCCGAGCTGGTGGCCCACCGGCACCCCGGCACCTGCGTCGGCACCCTGGCCGCCGACCTGCCCGCCCTGCGTCCCGGCGAGCTCGCCACCGCCCTGAGGCGCGCCGAGGGGCTGGACCGTGGCTTCGTCCGCGACGCCGAGGGCACCGGCACCACGCTGCTGCTCGCCTCCCGCGCCGACTGGCTGCGGCCGTCCTTCGGCGCCGGCTCAGCGGCCCGGCACGCTCTCGACGGGGCCGCCGAGATCGACGCGTCGGACCTGCCGACGCTGCGGGCCGACGTCGACCTGCCGGGCGACCTGCGCACCGCCGCGGCGCTGGGCCTCGGTGCCGCGACCGCCGGGCTCCTCGGCGGCTAGGTTCGACGCGTGCAGGCGACGGTGCGCACCTTCGACGCGGCGACGCGGTCGGGCTCGGTCCTGCTCGACGACGGGGTCGAGCTGCCCTACGACGACCGCGCGTTCGACGCGGGCGGCCTGAGGCTGCTGCGGGTCGGCCAGCGGGTGCGCATCACCGTGTCCGGCGACGAGCGGGCGCCGGGCGGGCAGCCGGGTGGACGAAGGGTCACCTTCCTCACCGTGGCGACCCTGCCCGACCCCTTCTAGGCCACCATCTTTCGACGACGACGGCCCGGCCCCTCGAGGGGGACCGGGCCGTCGGCCGGAGCGGGCCGGCTCAGCGCTTGCGCGCGGTCGTCTTCTTCGCCGTCGTCTTCTTGGCAGTCGACTTCGTGGCCGGGGCCTTCTTCGCGGCCGTCTTCTTCGAGGTCGTCTTCTTGGCGGTGGTCTTCTTGGCCGTCGACTTGGCAGGCGCCTTGGCCGTGCCGGTCGCCGACCGGGTCGCGGAGGCCGCGGCCTTCGGCAGCTTCTTGGCGCCGCTGACGACGTCCTTGAAGCTCTGGCCCGGCTTGAACTTCGGCACCGAGGTCTTCTTGATCTTCACGGCCGCGCCGGTGCGCGGGTTGCGGCCGGTGCGCGCCGGACGGACGACCTTCTCGAAGACACCGAAGCCGGTGATGGCCACCCGCTCGCCGGAGGCCACCGCACGCGTCACGGTGTCGATGACTGCCTCGACCGCCTCGGTCGCGGCCTTCTTGTTTCCGAGCTGGTCGGACAGCCGGTCGATCAGCTGAGCCTTGTTCACTGTGGGAACCCCTTGGAGGTTGCGGTTTGTACGAGCGGACACTCGATTCGCAGGTGACGTTATGCGGTCCACCGTGACGAGACAAACACCTGAGCCGGTAAATCCCGTTGTGTCGCAACAGAACCGAGCGGCGTACGTCGTCTCCCGCGACCCGGCTCAGACCGTCGTCGGGAGCCAGCCGGGCCGGTGCGACTCGTAGTCCGCGATCGCGTCCGCCTGCCGGAGGGTCAGGTCGACGTCGTCGAGACCCTCCATCAGCCGCCAGCGCGTGTAGTCGTCGATGTCGAAGAGCGCCGACTGCTCGCCGGCAGCAGTGGTCCAGGACACCGTCCGCGACCCGAGGTCGACCGTCACCTGGGTGGCCGGATCGGCCTCGACGGCAGCCCACAGCCGGTCGACGTCGGGCTGGCCCACCTGCGCGGTGACGAGTCCCCCCTTGCCGGCGTTGCCGCGGAAGATGTCGGCGAATCGTGAGGAGACGACGACCCGGAACCCGTGGTCCATCAGCGCCCACACCGCGTGCTCGCGCGATGAGCCGGTGCCGAAGTCAGGGCCGGCGACCAGCACGGTGGCCCCCGCCGCCTCCGGCCGGTTGAGCACGAAGTCCGGGTCGGCCCGCCAGGCGGCGAACAGCCCGTCCTCGAAGCCGGTGCGGGTCACCCGCTTGAGGTAGACGGCGGGGATGATCTGGTCGGTGTCGACGTCGGAGCGGCGCAGGGCGACGGCGGTGCCGGTATGGGTGGTGACGGCGTCCATCAGGAAGAGCTCCTCGTCGACAGGTCGGCCGGGCTGGACAGCCGGCCGGTCACGGCGGTGGCCGC
This is a stretch of genomic DNA from Actinomycetes bacterium. It encodes these proteins:
- a CDS encoding NAD(P)H-dependent glycerol-3-phosphate dehydrogenase, which produces MTQVAVLGNGSWGTAFSMVLADAGSDVVLWGRRPEAAEAINTAHENADYLPGIALPESIVATADPVAALAQAEVVVLAVPSQTLRSNLTDWAPLLPDGCVLVSLMKGIELGTTRRMSEVIAEVTGASPDRVAVVSGPNLAKEIAQRQPAASVVACADEAVAEKLQQVCMTPYFRVYTNTDVVGVELGGAVKNVIALAVGMAKGMEMGDNSQASIITRGLAEITRLGLAQGADASTFAGLAGVGDLVATCMSPLSRNRTFGENLGHGMSLHEVIAMTRQTAEGVKSAESILALARAHRVDMPIVEHVVAAVHDGLPPAEIVRRIMSRSAKAETS
- a CDS encoding lysophospholipid acyltransferase family protein, with product MAEHGTRGRRPRRIGFWYRLAALILRPPFMVLTKRDWHGAQHLPPHRTGVIVVTNHVSHVDPITFAHFLFDNGRLPRFLAKEVLFRVFFVGQVLRGARQIPVYRETGDASGAFSAAVSAVRAGECVAIYPEATLTRDPEGWPMVGKTGAARVALETGAPVVPVAQWGPQELLAPYAKRPHLFPRRTMQVRAGAPLDLSEYAGRPIDGPLLREVTERIMVAITDLLEEIRGERGPAVRFDLRSTVLPPTGDPRRPRRAS
- the cofC gene encoding 2-phospho-L-lactate guanylyltransferase, producing MTEPGRHWCLVVPVKRLDQAKTRLAGRYGDRRRALALAFAVDTVTAALGCTVVDAVLVVTDDAQAAERLAAAGAAVTGDDPDAGLNPALVHGAELVAHRHPGTCVGTLAADLPALRPGELATALRRAEGLDRGFVRDAEGTGTTLLLASRADWLRPSFGAGSAARHALDGAAEIDASDLPTLRADVDLPGDLRTAAALGLGAATAGLLGG
- a CDS encoding HU family DNA-binding protein: MNKAQLIDRLSDQLGNKKAATEAVEAVIDTVTRAVASGERVAITGFGVFEKVVRPARTGRNPRTGAAVKIKKTSVPKFKPGQSFKDVVSGAKKLPKAAASATRSATGTAKAPAKSTAKKTTAKKTTSKKTAAKKAPATKSTAKKTTAKKTTARKR
- the leuD gene encoding 3-isopropylmalate dehydratase small subunit → MDAVTTHTGTAVALRRSDVDTDQIIPAVYLKRVTRTGFEDGLFAAWRADPDFVLNRPEAAGATVLVAGPDFGTGSSREHAVWALMDHGFRVVVSSRFADIFRGNAGKGGLVTAQVGQPDVDRLWAAVEADPATQVTVDLGSRTVSWTTAAGEQSALFDIDDYTRWRLMEGLDDVDLTLRQADAIADYESHRPGWLPTTV